From Brevibacterium ihuae, the proteins below share one genomic window:
- the rsmH gene encoding 16S rRNA (cytosine(1402)-N(4))-methyltransferase RsmH, whose protein sequence is MAEARHTPVLLDRCVDLLGIGIAAAREAGRTPVVVDATLGMGGHAAGVLAAHPDVVLLGIDRDPEAIALAGARLAPFGERFIGVHGTDEIIPEALAAHGYDRISGALFDLGVSSLQLDEDERGFSYSRPAPLDMRMNPEDPLTAADVLNTYPEAEIARILAEYGEERFARKIARVVVADRDEDPWRTSDRLAAMLQRVIPEPRNARKRSHPAKRTFQALRIEVNRELAILEEALPAVLAALHVGGVCVVESYQSLEDAIVKRVFRAGTTSQAPPELPVVPEHLQPWLSEITRGAEKADAAEIESNPRAASVRLRAVRKTREPAS, encoded by the coding sequence GTGGCCGAGGCCCGTCACACCCCCGTGCTGCTCGACCGCTGCGTCGACCTCCTCGGCATCGGCATCGCCGCCGCCCGCGAGGCCGGGCGCACCCCGGTCGTCGTCGACGCGACCCTCGGGATGGGCGGGCACGCCGCAGGGGTGCTCGCCGCGCACCCGGACGTCGTGCTCCTCGGGATCGACCGCGACCCGGAGGCGATCGCCCTCGCCGGTGCGCGCCTCGCCCCGTTCGGAGAGCGCTTCATCGGCGTCCACGGCACCGACGAGATCATCCCCGAGGCGCTCGCCGCGCACGGGTACGACCGGATCTCCGGAGCGCTGTTCGACCTCGGCGTGAGCTCGCTGCAGCTCGACGAGGACGAGCGCGGGTTCTCCTACTCCCGTCCCGCCCCGCTCGACATGCGGATGAATCCGGAGGACCCGCTCACCGCGGCCGATGTCCTCAACACCTATCCGGAGGCCGAGATCGCCCGCATCCTCGCCGAGTACGGGGAGGAGCGCTTCGCGCGGAAGATCGCCCGCGTCGTCGTCGCCGACCGCGACGAGGACCCGTGGCGCACCTCGGACCGGCTCGCCGCGATGCTCCAGCGCGTCATCCCCGAGCCCCGGAACGCGCGCAAGCGCTCCCACCCGGCCAAGCGGACCTTCCAGGCGCTGCGCATCGAGGTCAACCGCGAGCTTGCGATCCTCGAGGAGGCGCTCCCGGCCGTGCTCGCCGCCCTCCACGTCGGCGGGGTGTGCGTCGTCGAGTCCTACCAGTCGCTCGAGGACGCCATCGTCAAGCGGGTGTTCCGGGCCGGGACGACCTCCCAGGCCCCGCCCGAGCTGCCGGTCGTCCCCGAGCACCTGCAGCCGTGGCTGTCCGAGATCACCCGCGGCGCCGAGAAGGCCGACGCCGCGGAGATCGAGTCCAACCCCCGGGCCGCGAGCGTGCGCCTGCGGGCCGTGCGCAAGACGAGGGAGCCGGCATCATGA
- a CDS encoding AAA family ATPase — MSYPSDPAQPLSRRAARTEGYPSVAPQQSAATGDTRSLVGVGSQTADPALAQVQQIAGEARQAMNSVLEGKDHAVRLALITLLAGGHLLLEDVPGVGKTLLAKSLGRVVDGSVRRIQFTPDLLPSDVLGVNLFNQESRHFEFRPGPVFANIVIADEINRASPKTQSAMLECMAESQASIDGTTYRMPDPFMVVATQNPIDMEGTYSLPEAQRDRFMARISIGYPSARAEVDMLDHHVDHDPLAGLRAVTSLDSIMQARDTVRRITATPELRTYIVALLEATRRDPGVALGASPRGGVQLLRAAKALAVLSGRSYVTPDDVQSLAVDVLAHRVIARDDDDPRASAQIVSEVLSRTPVH, encoded by the coding sequence ATGAGCTATCCGAGTGATCCCGCACAGCCCCTCTCGCGCCGCGCCGCCCGCACCGAGGGCTATCCCTCCGTCGCGCCGCAGCAGTCGGCCGCGACCGGCGACACCCGCTCCCTCGTCGGCGTGGGCTCCCAGACCGCCGATCCCGCGCTCGCGCAGGTGCAGCAGATCGCCGGCGAGGCCCGCCAGGCGATGAACTCCGTGCTCGAGGGCAAGGACCACGCGGTGCGTCTCGCGCTCATCACCCTGCTCGCCGGCGGCCACCTCCTCCTCGAGGACGTGCCGGGCGTGGGCAAGACGCTGCTCGCGAAGTCGCTCGGCCGGGTGGTCGACGGCTCGGTGCGCCGCATCCAGTTCACCCCCGATCTCCTCCCCTCCGACGTGCTCGGCGTCAACCTGTTCAATCAGGAGTCGCGGCACTTCGAGTTCCGGCCGGGACCGGTGTTCGCCAACATCGTCATCGCCGACGAGATCAACCGCGCCTCGCCCAAGACCCAGTCGGCGATGCTCGAGTGCATGGCGGAGTCGCAGGCGAGCATCGACGGCACGACCTACCGGATGCCCGACCCGTTCATGGTCGTCGCGACCCAGAACCCCATCGACATGGAGGGCACGTACTCCCTCCCCGAGGCGCAGCGCGACCGCTTCATGGCCCGGATCTCGATCGGCTACCCGAGCGCCCGGGCGGAGGTCGACATGCTCGACCACCACGTCGACCACGACCCGCTCGCCGGGCTCCGGGCGGTGACGAGCCTCGACTCGATCATGCAGGCGCGCGACACCGTGCGCCGGATCACCGCGACCCCCGAGCTGCGGACGTACATCGTGGCGCTCCTCGAGGCGACCCGGCGCGATCCGGGGGTCGCGCTCGGCGCCTCCCCGCGCGGCGGCGTCCAGCTCCTGCGCGCCGCCAAGGCGCTCGCGGTGCTCAGCGGCCGGTCCTACGTCACCCCCGACGACGTCCAGTCCCTCGCCGTCGACGTCCTCGCCCACCGCGTCATCGCCCGGGACGACGACGATCCGCGGGCCTCGGCCCAGATCGTGTCCGAGGTCCTGTCGCGCACCCCCGTGCACTGA
- the mraY gene encoding phospho-N-acetylmuramoyl-pentapeptide-transferase, whose product MIAVILAACLSLLLTLIGTPLFIRMLVKRGYGQFIRDDGPETHATKRGTPTMGGVVIIGAALISYFASHLLTGSHPTPSGVLVLWLAAGLGAVGFLDDYIKVSKQRSLGLKPLGKLVGQGFVGISFAVLALQFPNEYGQTPASTTISFVRDTALDLAFAGPILGLIVFIVWANLIVTAVSNAVNLTDGLDGLASGAAAVVFAGFVIITTWQSTQNCNLMTEIRDGCYYMRDPRDLTIVGAAMAAACIGFLWWNASPAKIFMGDTGSLAIGGAIAGLAIMSRTELLLIIMGGLFVLITLSVIIQVASFKLTGKRVFRMAPLQHHFELIGWAEVTIVVRFWIIALLFVVAAVGLFYAEWVSHLD is encoded by the coding sequence ATGATCGCCGTCATCCTCGCCGCGTGCCTGAGCCTGCTCCTCACGCTCATCGGCACGCCCCTCTTCATCCGGATGCTCGTCAAGCGCGGATACGGCCAGTTCATCCGCGACGACGGCCCGGAGACCCACGCGACGAAGCGCGGCACGCCGACCATGGGCGGCGTCGTCATCATCGGGGCCGCGCTCATCTCGTACTTCGCCTCCCATCTCCTCACCGGATCGCACCCCACGCCGTCGGGCGTGCTCGTCCTGTGGCTCGCCGCCGGACTCGGCGCGGTCGGGTTCCTCGACGACTACATCAAGGTCTCCAAGCAGCGCTCGCTCGGCCTCAAGCCCCTCGGCAAGCTCGTGGGGCAGGGATTCGTCGGGATCAGCTTCGCGGTCCTCGCACTGCAGTTCCCCAACGAGTACGGGCAGACCCCGGCATCGACCACGATCTCGTTCGTCCGCGACACCGCGCTCGACCTCGCGTTCGCCGGGCCGATCCTCGGCCTCATCGTCTTCATCGTGTGGGCGAACCTCATCGTCACCGCGGTGTCGAACGCGGTCAACCTCACCGACGGCCTCGACGGACTCGCCTCCGGCGCGGCCGCCGTCGTATTCGCCGGCTTCGTCATCATCACCACGTGGCAGTCCACCCAGAACTGCAATCTCATGACCGAGATCCGCGACGGCTGCTACTACATGCGGGACCCGCGCGATCTCACGATCGTCGGCGCGGCGATGGCCGCGGCCTGCATCGGGTTCCTGTGGTGGAACGCCTCGCCCGCGAAGATCTTCATGGGCGACACGGGCTCGCTCGCGATCGGCGGTGCGATCGCCGGGCTCGCGATCATGTCGCGCACCGAGCTCCTCCTCATCATCATGGGCGGGCTGTTCGTCCTCATCACCCTGAGCGTCATCATCCAGGTCGCCTCGTTCAAGCTCACCGGCAAGCGGGTGTTCCGGATGGCCCCGCTCCAGCACCACTTCGAGCTCATCGGCTGGGCCGAGGTGACGATCGTCGTCCGGTTCTGGATCATCGCGCTGCTCTTCGTCGTCGCCGCCGTCGGCCTGTTCTACGCGGAGTGGGTGTCCCACCTTGACTGA
- the mraZ gene encoding division/cell wall cluster transcriptional repressor MraZ: MFLGTHMQRLDDKGRLILPAKFREELANGLVLTRGQEHCLTLFSAREFESVHEQMRAAPMTSKDARDYLRMFLSGASAEQPDKQGRITIPQILRQYASLDRDLAVIGMGNRVEIWDAPTWERYLTETEQGFAERTDEVIPGVI, translated from the coding sequence ATGTTCTTGGGCACGCATATGCAGCGGCTCGATGACAAGGGCCGGCTCATCCTGCCCGCGAAGTTTCGAGAGGAGCTCGCGAACGGACTCGTCCTCACCCGGGGTCAGGAGCACTGCCTCACCCTGTTCTCCGCCCGGGAGTTCGAATCCGTCCACGAGCAGATGCGCGCGGCGCCCATGACCAGCAAGGACGCCCGCGACTATCTGCGCATGTTCCTCTCCGGGGCCTCGGCCGAGCAGCCGGACAAGCAGGGGCGGATCACCATTCCGCAGATCCTGCGGCAGTACGCCTCGCTCGACCGCGACCTCGCGGTCATCGGCATGGGAAACCGCGTCGAGATCTGGGACGCCCCCACCTGGGAGCGGTACCTGACCGAGACGGAGCAGGGATTCGCCGAGCGAACCGACGAGGTGATTCCCGGAGTGATCTGA
- a CDS encoding UDP-N-acetylmuramoyl-L-alanyl-D-glutamate--2,6-diaminopimelate ligase — MELMLLSELELPAAVRVLGDPHLDVSGVSHDSRTVAPGDLYAALPGANVHGARFAPELLRSGVRAVLTDDAGLAAIRAALAESGEDALAERTTFLVVADPRAHLGHIAAQVRGTDRESPQLIGITGTNGKTTTTYMVDGLLTALGHTTGVIGTVATLIAGRRQSSVRTTPEAPELHALFARMREAGVDTCAMEVSSHALSQHRVDGAHFRVVGFTNLSQDHLDFHGSMEEYFAAKAQLFTPEFADSGVIVLADDWARRLADRAEIPVVTISRDPADAPDYRITDEADGAFTLTGAGLSLRARSPLPGDFNVLNTALALVLLLRTGIEPAALAAHARTFGAPVPGRMEVVHPADPRVIVDYSHTPDAIAQVLAGLDGGPGPLAIVVGAGGDRDRGKRQAMGRAAATEADVVIVTDDNPRSEDPAAIRAAVLAGVEQALADGSARVPRTAVREIGPRAEAIAAGIAAAGAGGTLVIAGKGHETGQEIAGVVHDFDDREQTRAALASRGAETGTGRVRK; from the coding sequence ATGGAACTGATGCTGCTCTCCGAGCTCGAACTGCCCGCCGCCGTGCGCGTCCTCGGCGACCCGCACCTCGACGTCAGCGGGGTGTCCCACGACTCGCGGACCGTCGCGCCCGGCGACCTCTACGCGGCGCTGCCCGGAGCGAACGTCCACGGTGCGCGGTTCGCCCCCGAGCTCCTCCGGTCCGGCGTCCGCGCCGTCCTCACCGACGACGCCGGGCTCGCCGCGATCCGCGCCGCGCTCGCCGAGTCCGGCGAGGACGCGCTCGCCGAGCGGACGACGTTCCTCGTCGTCGCCGACCCGCGGGCGCACCTCGGGCACATCGCCGCGCAGGTCCGCGGCACCGACCGGGAATCGCCGCAGCTCATCGGGATCACCGGGACGAACGGCAAGACGACGACGACGTACATGGTCGACGGGCTCCTCACCGCGCTCGGGCACACCACCGGGGTCATCGGCACCGTCGCGACGCTCATCGCCGGTCGCCGGCAGTCGAGCGTGCGCACCACCCCGGAGGCGCCCGAGCTCCATGCGCTGTTCGCGCGGATGCGGGAGGCCGGCGTCGACACCTGCGCGATGGAGGTGTCCTCCCACGCGCTGAGCCAGCACCGGGTGGACGGGGCGCACTTCCGCGTCGTCGGCTTCACCAACCTCTCCCAGGACCACCTCGACTTCCACGGGTCGATGGAGGAGTACTTCGCGGCGAAGGCGCAGCTGTTCACCCCCGAGTTCGCCGACTCCGGGGTCATCGTGCTCGCCGACGACTGGGCCCGGAGGCTCGCGGACCGGGCGGAGATCCCGGTCGTGACGATCAGCCGCGATCCCGCCGACGCCCCGGACTACCGCATCACCGACGAGGCCGACGGCGCATTCACCCTGACCGGCGCCGGGCTGAGCCTGCGCGCCCGCTCCCCGCTGCCCGGCGACTTCAACGTGCTCAACACCGCGCTCGCCCTCGTGCTCCTCCTCCGGACCGGGATCGAGCCCGCCGCGCTCGCCGCGCACGCCCGCACCTTCGGCGCCCCCGTGCCCGGCCGGATGGAGGTCGTCCACCCGGCCGACCCGCGGGTCATCGTCGACTACTCCCACACCCCCGATGCGATCGCCCAGGTGCTCGCCGGCCTCGACGGCGGCCCCGGTCCGCTCGCCATCGTGGTCGGCGCCGGCGGCGACCGCGATCGCGGGAAGCGGCAGGCGATGGGCCGGGCCGCCGCGACCGAGGCCGACGTTGTCATCGTCACCGACGACAACCCGCGCAGCGAGGACCCGGCCGCGATCCGGGCGGCGGTGCTCGCCGGGGTCGAGCAGGCCCTCGCCGACGGCAGCGCCCGCGTCCCCCGGACGGCGGTGCGCGAGATCGGCCCGCGGGCCGAGGCGATCGCCGCGGGCATCGCCGCGGCGGGTGCCGGCGGCACGCTCGTCATCGCCGGGAAGGGGCACGAGACGGGACAGGAGATCGCCGGAGTCGTCCACGACTTCGACGACCGCGAGCAGACACGCGCCGCGCTCGCATCACGAGGCGCGGAGACCGGAACCGGTAGAGTTCGGAAGTGA
- the murD gene encoding UDP-N-acetylmuramoyl-L-alanine--D-glutamate ligase gives MTETLDPTAADGPPPVLPPGAEPVDYPNAAAIPAALHGPESSLAGITVVVTGLGVSGYPAAVHLAERGAEVIVVDGDTARDRSEYEAILAVFDVDIRRGPEHVSEVPTGRSGRTPDLVVTSPGWRPDQPLLAAAAARGIPVIGEVELAWRVRGANSAPWLVVTGTNGKTTTTTMLESMLRVAGLDVRACGNIGAPLLEAVLDPDAEVLAIELSSFQLHWQFSMCAEAAAVLNIAADHLDWHGSAEAYAADKGRAYTNVRTACVFNVDDPATRALVEDAEVIAGARAVGFSSSVPGPGELGVVEDLLVDRAFIPQRYSAAAELAALADVARASGTPDAPAAPHQVANALAAAALARAVGVPPAAVRDGLRAHAAGGHRLALVAEHRGCRWFDDSKATNPHAADAALRAFDDIVWIAGGLAKGAEYGDLVAAHAHRLRAVVLIGEDRAPLRSALAAHAPEVSVHEVDLPVSELAPAERGGPVMDRAVDLALAAARPGDTVLLAPAAASMDQFLDYAARGDAFARAVHERAEA, from the coding sequence TTGACTGAGACGCTCGATCCCACCGCCGCCGACGGCCCGCCCCCGGTGCTCCCGCCGGGTGCCGAGCCGGTCGACTACCCGAACGCCGCGGCGATCCCCGCCGCGCTCCACGGCCCCGAATCCTCGCTCGCCGGGATCACCGTCGTCGTCACCGGCCTCGGCGTGTCCGGGTACCCCGCAGCGGTCCACCTCGCCGAGCGCGGTGCGGAGGTCATCGTCGTCGACGGCGACACCGCCCGCGACCGGTCCGAGTACGAAGCGATCCTCGCGGTGTTCGACGTCGACATCCGGCGCGGGCCCGAGCACGTCTCCGAGGTGCCGACCGGCCGCTCCGGGCGCACCCCCGATCTCGTCGTCACCTCCCCGGGATGGCGACCCGACCAGCCGCTGCTCGCCGCGGCCGCCGCCCGCGGCATCCCGGTGATCGGCGAGGTCGAGCTCGCCTGGCGGGTGCGCGGGGCGAACTCCGCGCCCTGGCTCGTCGTCACCGGGACGAACGGGAAGACCACGACGACGACGATGCTCGAATCGATGCTCCGCGTCGCCGGCCTCGACGTGCGCGCGTGCGGGAACATCGGGGCCCCGCTCCTCGAGGCGGTGCTCGATCCCGACGCCGAGGTGCTCGCGATCGAGCTCTCGAGCTTCCAGCTCCACTGGCAGTTCTCGATGTGCGCCGAGGCCGCCGCCGTGCTCAACATCGCCGCAGACCACCTCGACTGGCACGGCAGCGCGGAGGCGTACGCCGCCGACAAGGGCCGCGCCTACACGAACGTGCGCACCGCGTGCGTGTTCAACGTCGACGATCCGGCGACCCGGGCGCTTGTCGAGGACGCCGAGGTCATCGCCGGTGCCCGCGCCGTCGGCTTCTCCTCCTCCGTCCCCGGCCCCGGGGAGCTCGGCGTCGTCGAGGACCTGCTCGTCGACCGGGCCTTCATCCCGCAGCGCTACTCCGCCGCCGCGGAGCTCGCCGCGCTCGCCGACGTCGCGCGGGCCTCGGGCACCCCCGACGCCCCCGCCGCGCCGCACCAGGTCGCCAACGCGCTCGCCGCCGCCGCGCTCGCCCGCGCGGTGGGCGTGCCCCCGGCAGCCGTGCGCGACGGGCTGCGCGCCCACGCCGCGGGCGGCCACCGGCTCGCGCTCGTCGCCGAGCACCGCGGCTGCCGCTGGTTCGACGACTCGAAGGCGACGAATCCGCACGCCGCGGACGCCGCGTTGCGCGCCTTCGACGACATCGTGTGGATCGCCGGCGGACTCGCCAAGGGCGCGGAGTACGGGGACCTCGTCGCCGCCCACGCCCACCGCCTGCGCGCCGTCGTCCTCATCGGCGAGGACCGCGCGCCGCTGCGCTCCGCCCTGGCCGCGCACGCGCCCGAGGTCTCCGTCCACGAGGTCGACCTCCCGGTCTCCGAGCTCGCCCCGGCCGAGCGCGGCGGCCCGGTGATGGACCGCGCGGTCGACCTCGCGCTCGCCGCCGCCCGGCCCGGCGACACCGTGCTGCTCGCTCCGGCGGCCGCGAGCATGGACCAGTTCCTCGACTACGCCGCCCGCGGCGACGCCTTCGCCCGCGCCGTGCACGAGCGTGCGGAGGCCTGA
- a CDS encoding UDP-N-acetylmuramoyl-tripeptide--D-alanyl-D-alanine ligase, which yields MKRFSVHEVATALNGEIYGISPDQELSGGVVTDSREVSPGDIYVARRGETADGLDYAPAALEAGAVLIIAEAVPTVDGEHLPTVHVADPTAALGHLARLNVEALRASGDLTVIAITGSAGKTTVKDLTADLLAGHAETVWPPNSYNNEVGVPLTAIRADESTRFLVLEMGARSIGNLAYLTSLVRPDIAVELNVGSAHGGVFGSIENTARAKSELVESLESGGTAVLNADDRRVAAMAEVLAEGVDTLWFSAAGGEDRTPAVRATDVEAHASGRTSFTLHLPGEEPAAVELALLGEHHVGNALAAAAVAHRCGVPARSIVTTLGTSGAASRWRMELIDSPNGVTVLNDAYNANPDSMRASLKTLAAMGRGDDTTGPRRTFAVLGEMLELGDDSVTEHDSIGRLVVRLNISRTIAVGDGAKPIYQAANLEGSWGNEAVWVPSIAEARELLSAELQPGDIVLFKSSRDAGLRYLGDEIAGVSGQQ from the coding sequence ATGAAGCGATTCTCTGTGCACGAGGTGGCCACCGCCCTCAACGGCGAGATCTACGGGATATCCCCCGACCAGGAGCTGAGCGGGGGAGTCGTCACCGACTCCCGCGAGGTGTCGCCGGGCGACATCTACGTGGCCCGCCGCGGCGAGACCGCCGACGGGCTCGACTACGCACCCGCCGCCCTCGAGGCCGGAGCCGTGCTCATCATCGCCGAGGCGGTCCCGACGGTCGACGGGGAGCACCTGCCCACCGTGCACGTCGCCGACCCCACCGCCGCGCTCGGGCACCTCGCCCGCCTCAACGTCGAAGCGCTCCGCGCCTCCGGCGACCTCACCGTCATCGCGATCACCGGGTCGGCGGGCAAGACCACGGTCAAGGACCTCACGGCGGACCTCCTCGCCGGTCACGCGGAGACCGTGTGGCCGCCGAACTCGTACAACAACGAGGTCGGGGTGCCGCTCACCGCGATCCGCGCCGACGAATCGACCCGCTTCCTCGTCCTCGAGATGGGCGCCCGCTCGATCGGCAACCTCGCATACCTCACCTCGCTCGTCCGGCCCGACATCGCCGTCGAGCTCAACGTCGGCAGCGCCCACGGCGGGGTGTTCGGCTCGATCGAGAACACCGCCCGGGCGAAGTCCGAGCTCGTCGAGTCCCTTGAGTCCGGCGGGACCGCCGTCCTCAACGCCGACGACCGGCGGGTCGCGGCGATGGCCGAGGTCCTCGCCGAGGGAGTCGACACCCTGTGGTTCAGCGCGGCAGGCGGGGAGGACCGCACGCCCGCGGTGCGCGCCACCGACGTCGAGGCCCATGCCTCCGGACGCACCTCCTTCACCCTCCACCTCCCGGGGGAGGAGCCGGCCGCGGTCGAGCTCGCGCTCCTCGGCGAGCACCACGTGGGCAACGCGCTGGCCGCGGCCGCGGTCGCCCATCGCTGCGGCGTGCCCGCCCGGTCGATCGTCACCACGCTCGGCACCTCGGGCGCGGCGAGCCGCTGGCGGATGGAGCTCATCGACTCCCCGAACGGCGTCACGGTGCTCAACGACGCGTACAACGCCAACCCCGACTCGATGCGCGCGAGCCTGAAGACGCTCGCCGCGATGGGCCGCGGGGACGACACCACCGGCCCGCGCCGGACCTTCGCGGTGCTCGGGGAGATGCTCGAGCTCGGCGACGACTCGGTGACCGAGCACGACTCGATCGGACGCCTCGTGGTCCGCCTCAACATCAGCCGCACGATCGCCGTCGGCGACGGGGCGAAGCCGATCTACCAGGCCGCGAACCTCGAGGGCTCCTGGGGCAACGAGGCGGTCTGGGTGCCGAGCATCGCCGAGGCCCGCGAACTCCTCAGCGCCGAGCTCCAGCCCGGCGACATCGTCCTGTTCAAGTCCTCGCGCGACGCCGGTCTGCGCTACCTCGGAGACGAGATCGCAGGGGTGTCGGGGCAGCAATGA
- a CDS encoding peptidoglycan D,D-transpeptidase FtsI family protein, producing the protein MTTVSPQRRTSGAASSSRSSRTSSRSLRPGPPRSGARRPAGGPPDPRRRMRLLVLAAVIVLLVIAGKLVAIQGMDTMKLAQEALDSRLVTKPLPAARGVITGADGTVLADNAMRYRVVVDQQNIARYTDADGELIGAWGAAQAMAGPLDTDPGLLLPELAGDRLWNPVAEGLTSEVWNEIDALDIPGVSMEEYSIRTYPAGAVGGNLMGFIGTDGQALAGLELEYDESLQGRDGEQQYERGLAGDMIPLGDSNLVPARNGTGLRLTIDPTIQYYAQQAIADQAEEHEAEWASIVVEEVGTGRILAAAEAPSVDPNHPGAVDADDRGSRIFTGMFEPGSTAKMITAAALIEEGLVTPTTEFTVPDRWTAPNGEEFRDSSAHADQQLTFAGILMNSSNTGTILAGDKLSLQQRHDYMRDFGFGEDPAVEFPGSTGGILHPYDEWDGRTKYTVMFGQGMSGTALQTTSAFATIANGGVRMPSQLVSGMVDDSGTVTPVPQGSGQRVVSEDTAEQVLSMLEATVAEGTGTNAAVPGYRVGGKTGTSQAPADSGGGYDGYTASFVGVAPIEDPRIAVSVTLQRPRKGYYGGSAAAPVFSDVTGFTLRHLRVPPSTTAPELPPEEWN; encoded by the coding sequence ATGACGACGGTGAGCCCCCAGCGCCGCACCTCCGGCGCCGCGTCGTCCTCCCGCTCCTCGCGCACCTCCTCCCGCTCCTTGCGCCCGGGCCCGCCGCGCTCCGGTGCCCGGCGTCCGGCCGGCGGCCCGCCGGACCCGCGCCGCCGGATGCGGCTGCTCGTCCTCGCCGCGGTCATCGTGCTCCTCGTCATCGCGGGCAAGCTCGTCGCGATCCAGGGCATGGACACGATGAAGCTCGCGCAGGAGGCGCTCGACTCCCGCCTCGTCACCAAGCCGCTCCCGGCCGCCCGCGGGGTCATCACCGGTGCGGACGGGACCGTGCTCGCCGACAACGCGATGCGCTACCGGGTCGTCGTCGACCAGCAGAACATCGCGCGCTACACCGATGCCGACGGCGAGCTCATCGGCGCCTGGGGCGCGGCGCAGGCGATGGCCGGGCCGCTCGACACCGATCCCGGCCTCCTGCTGCCCGAGCTCGCCGGCGATCGGCTGTGGAACCCCGTGGCCGAAGGCCTGACGAGCGAGGTGTGGAACGAGATCGACGCCCTCGACATCCCCGGGGTGAGCATGGAGGAGTACTCCATCCGCACGTATCCCGCCGGCGCGGTGGGCGGCAACCTCATGGGATTCATCGGCACCGACGGGCAGGCGCTCGCCGGCCTCGAGCTCGAGTACGACGAATCCCTCCAGGGGCGCGACGGCGAGCAGCAGTACGAGCGCGGACTCGCCGGCGACATGATCCCGCTCGGGGACAGCAACCTCGTGCCGGCCCGCAACGGCACCGGACTCCGGCTCACCATCGACCCCACCATCCAGTACTACGCGCAGCAGGCGATCGCCGACCAGGCGGAGGAGCACGAGGCCGAATGGGCCTCGATCGTCGTCGAGGAGGTCGGCACCGGCCGGATCCTCGCCGCGGCCGAGGCGCCGAGCGTCGACCCGAACCACCCCGGCGCCGTCGATGCCGACGACCGGGGGTCGCGGATCTTCACCGGGATGTTCGAGCCCGGGTCGACGGCGAAGATGATCACCGCCGCAGCCCTCATCGAGGAGGGCCTCGTCACCCCGACGACCGAATTCACCGTCCCCGACCGCTGGACGGCGCCCAACGGCGAGGAGTTCCGCGACTCGAGCGCGCACGCCGATCAGCAGCTCACCTTCGCCGGCATCCTCATGAACTCGTCGAACACCGGGACGATCCTCGCCGGGGACAAGCTCTCCCTGCAGCAGCGCCACGACTACATGCGGGACTTCGGATTCGGGGAGGACCCCGCCGTCGAGTTCCCGGGATCGACCGGCGGCATCCTCCACCCGTACGACGAGTGGGACGGCCGGACGAAGTACACGGTGATGTTCGGTCAGGGGATGTCCGGCACCGCGCTCCAGACCACCTCGGCGTTCGCGACGATCGCCAACGGGGGAGTGCGGATGCCCTCCCAGCTCGTGTCCGGCATGGTCGACGACTCCGGCACGGTGACCCCGGTGCCGCAGGGCTCCGGCCAGCGGGTGGTGTCCGAGGACACCGCCGAGCAGGTGCTCTCCATGCTCGAGGCCACGGTCGCGGAGGGCACCGGCACCAACGCCGCAGTGCCGGGCTACCGCGTGGGCGGCAAGACCGGCACCTCGCAGGCTCCCGCGGACTCCGGCGGCGGCTACGACGGCTACACCGCGTCGTTCGTCGGCGTCGCCCCGATCGAGGACCCCCGCATCGCGGTGTCGGTGACCTTGCAGCGACCGCGCAAGGGCTACTACGGTGGATCGGCTGCGGCACCCGTGTTCTCCGACGTCACCGGATTCACCCTCCGGCACCTCCGGGTCCCGCCCTCGACCACCGCACCCGAACTCCCGCCGGAGGAATGGAACTGA